One segment of Nostoc flagelliforme CCNUN1 DNA contains the following:
- a CDS encoding asparagine synthase-related protein: protein MRLSGKYDLKSDPICQADYQIKPCSFVDYEGWSLPVSGPFTLAKAERGTAVLYVSSPGETPLDYTAKPHSLHWSEQRFELPSSAKRINAGEIVIWEPGYLTTQTIDNICVDKIRDNYPVVSAYEEYTQLILDAVNRRLVTCPQANRVAVAQSGGLDSLLIVWALHTLGVKVYPLTVCTSPNDLDITAATACLQRWGLKPISIVVENSQAEELLKEAITCLEDTETSNLRMAIGNLLMAKKCQELGVQSIFTGHGHDDIHGKGTLVKAALKQIKGKTESERWAIARKNVTLATGGMLKMFASTFRSYGIHVRHPYYDRDLLNWAFSQPVSIIPATFDKSFVRDFATTILPSGEWLNKKHSVGYLTGAGLNLKQPLLKKNPLFTPELIRRFLLEIKGSIAHD, encoded by the coding sequence ATGAGGCTATCAGGGAAATACGATTTAAAAAGCGATCCAATCTGCCAAGCAGATTATCAAATCAAGCCATGCTCTTTTGTAGATTATGAAGGCTGGAGTCTACCTGTAAGCGGCCCATTTACTCTAGCAAAAGCTGAACGAGGAACGGCTGTTTTGTATGTTTCTTCCCCTGGGGAGACGCCACTAGATTACACAGCAAAACCTCATTCTTTGCATTGGAGCGAACAGAGATTTGAATTGCCTTCTTCTGCAAAAAGAATTAACGCTGGAGAAATAGTAATTTGGGAACCAGGCTACCTCACAACGCAAACTATAGATAACATTTGTGTTGATAAAATTCGAGATAACTATCCTGTAGTATCCGCCTATGAAGAGTACACCCAACTAATCTTAGATGCGGTAAACAGGCGGCTTGTTACTTGCCCTCAAGCTAATCGAGTTGCGGTTGCTCAAAGTGGAGGATTGGATTCTTTATTGATCGTCTGGGCGCTGCACACATTAGGGGTGAAAGTTTACCCGCTTACTGTTTGCACAAGCCCAAATGATTTGGATATTACTGCTGCCACAGCTTGCTTGCAACGATGGGGACTAAAGCCCATTTCTATCGTCGTAGAGAACTCCCAAGCTGAGGAATTACTAAAAGAAGCAATTACCTGTTTAGAGGATACAGAAACATCAAATCTGCGAATGGCAATAGGTAATTTACTTATGGCGAAAAAGTGCCAGGAGTTGGGAGTTCAAAGTATCTTTACCGGGCATGGACACGACGACATCCACGGCAAAGGAACTTTAGTAAAAGCTGCACTAAAACAAATAAAAGGGAAAACTGAATCAGAGCGTTGGGCGATCGCACGTAAAAACGTAACTCTAGCCACCGGAGGAATGCTCAAGATGTTTGCCTCTACTTTCCGTAGTTACGGCATTCATGTGCGACATCCTTACTACGATAGAGATTTATTGAATTGGGCGTTTAGCCAGCCAGTTTCAATAATCCCTGCAACGTTTGATAAGTCGTTTGTAAGGGATTTTGCTACAACTATTTTACCGAGTGGGGAATGGCTAAACAAGAAACATTCGGTCGGATATTTAACAGGTGCGGGCTTGAACCTCAAACAACCCCTACTGAAGAAAAATCCATTATTTACACCTGAATTAATTCGCAGGTTTTTACTAGAAATAAAAGGAAGTATTGCACATGATTGA
- a CDS encoding asparagine synthase-related protein, with translation MERITGTYNKKSQPIIQSDLQINPKEYAEFDGTKLPIKGPFTAAITQFGTTTLYSSFPAEIPLYYSIVKKVVHWGELKRKLPGKVYQVPPGTAIKIGLGTKTWKHEKLKPAIAPQITLPDAIAEYRELLLQSVAKRLETCPPGKIALSCSGGVDSQLIAWALLQLGVDFISFTACTSYRSWDFHHAKRNLAAMDANPPIPVLIDKQAVDESIEEGLLLFEDIGTTPQHMWQAVCHVAIARQCAALGVTSIFNGHGQDDVMGGMRGIFKELIALPDTIENAQIWRDERIRAFNDQQLVWDINKLFSSIFRHYGIHVRMPYYDWDFMNWVLAQRINIIPINKNKPFVKKAAMVILPRGLWSKEDYISTGYVKGVGFRDSAALELRDYVDSSARQAYNKLFLQENFPASSAQ, from the coding sequence ATGGAAAGAATTACAGGTACTTATAACAAAAAGAGCCAACCAATAATCCAATCGGATTTGCAAATAAATCCCAAAGAATATGCTGAATTTGACGGGACGAAACTACCAATAAAAGGGCCATTCACAGCAGCGATCACTCAGTTTGGTACGACAACTTTATATTCTTCCTTTCCCGCCGAAATCCCTTTGTATTACAGTATTGTCAAAAAAGTGGTTCATTGGGGAGAGCTAAAAAGAAAGCTACCAGGAAAAGTTTATCAAGTGCCACCAGGGACGGCTATCAAAATTGGCTTGGGTACAAAAACCTGGAAGCATGAAAAACTCAAACCCGCGATCGCACCTCAAATTACTCTCCCAGACGCGATTGCTGAATACAGGGAATTGTTATTACAGTCTGTCGCCAAACGTTTAGAAACCTGTCCACCAGGAAAGATAGCCCTGTCTTGCTCAGGAGGTGTGGACTCACAACTAATTGCCTGGGCATTATTGCAATTGGGCGTAGATTTCATTTCGTTTACAGCTTGCACCTCTTACAGATCCTGGGACTTTCACCACGCCAAACGCAATCTAGCAGCGATGGATGCAAATCCACCAATCCCAGTTTTGATTGACAAGCAGGCAGTTGATGAATCTATTGAGGAAGGTTTACTACTTTTTGAAGATATCGGAACCACACCACAACACATGTGGCAAGCAGTTTGTCATGTAGCGATCGCTCGACAATGTGCAGCCTTGGGGGTAACGAGTATTTTCAATGGGCATGGGCAGGACGACGTAATGGGCGGGATGCGTGGCATTTTTAAGGAATTAATCGCGTTACCTGACACTATAGAAAATGCCCAAATTTGGCGAGATGAGCGAATCAGAGCCTTCAACGACCAGCAGCTAGTTTGGGACATCAATAAGTTGTTTAGCAGCATATTTCGTCATTATGGCATTCATGTGCGGATGCCTTACTACGACTGGGATTTCATGAATTGGGTTTTAGCACAACGGATAAATATTATCCCTATCAACAAAAACAAGCCGTTTGTCAAGAAAGCGGCTATGGTTATCTTGCCTCGTGGCTTGTGGAGTAAAGAAGACTACATTAGTACTGGTTATGTAAAGGGGGTTGGGTTTAGGGATTCTGCCGCTCTTGAACTTAGAGATTATGTCGATTCATCGGCCCGCCAAGCTTATAACAAATTATTCCTCCAGGAAAATTTTCCTGCTTCTAGCGCTCAATGA
- a CDS encoding ParB N-terminal domain-containing protein translates to MIDIKLVSLDELQGWGKNPRQRDPERFEWIKMSLQKFGFMMPVYARQSENGEPSMLYSGHQRTGAARELGFTHVPVIYLPGYDEATERGINIVFNLCTNDHATKSDFGKKAAMELSDLEKFQALPDTADPFPCLKQFDIKPIDYQEDLKPSEISNMTFLFAQTFCDLGVEIPIILDKDNKIINGGPRLLAAISYGRITHSAVRAGDNAEALQLFLNKITMSFDLQKAFGEELRYNSFFRRRNQAAQRVTFGVGFYHWVFGKEARNGGKAWLLKHMVKLEGEYRARFIAEHGTTCIDFGAGRLDNTNKLQAAGITCIPFEPYAMKPNSDQISPSGAKLIARRFLSWIGNSPTIDSLFCSSVFNSVPFAEDREHLMVIFNAICSQGARLYLHTLSDSNLASRVFNNGVNASSRADGAILLDTEAGLYINEILKVPKVQKFHSEEELIAQGKRYFHKVTYYPANGSSHGIKCEGPRAVPPILLVRALEFEFDLPYPNNQRMGLVNEALAAFSKFTNIDLVAVRENRA, encoded by the coding sequence ATGATTGACATTAAATTAGTGTCGCTAGATGAATTGCAAGGTTGGGGAAAAAACCCAAGACAACGCGACCCAGAAAGATTTGAATGGATTAAAATGTCGCTGCAAAAGTTTGGGTTCATGATGCCTGTATACGCCAGGCAATCAGAAAATGGCGAACCGTCAATGCTTTACTCAGGACACCAACGAACTGGGGCAGCACGGGAACTTGGGTTTACCCATGTACCAGTGATTTACCTGCCTGGATACGATGAAGCCACAGAGCGCGGGATAAATATAGTTTTCAACCTCTGCACAAACGATCACGCCACCAAGTCAGATTTTGGCAAGAAAGCAGCAATGGAGCTTTCCGATTTAGAGAAGTTTCAAGCACTACCAGATACCGCAGACCCTTTCCCCTGTCTCAAGCAATTTGACATCAAGCCCATCGACTACCAAGAAGATTTAAAACCTTCAGAAATCAGTAACATGACTTTCCTGTTTGCTCAAACATTTTGCGATCTGGGCGTGGAAATTCCAATCATTTTAGACAAAGACAACAAGATTATTAACGGTGGCCCTAGACTTTTAGCCGCCATATCTTACGGGCGAATTACCCACTCAGCAGTTCGGGCAGGCGACAATGCTGAAGCTCTACAGCTATTTCTAAATAAAATCACCATGAGCTTTGACTTACAAAAAGCTTTTGGTGAAGAACTCCGTTACAACTCTTTCTTTCGTCGTCGGAACCAAGCCGCCCAGCGAGTAACTTTTGGGGTTGGTTTTTATCATTGGGTTTTTGGAAAAGAAGCCCGCAACGGGGGGAAAGCTTGGTTACTCAAGCACATGGTCAAACTTGAAGGAGAGTACCGCGCCCGCTTCATTGCCGAACACGGAACAACCTGCATCGATTTTGGCGCTGGACGACTAGATAATACCAACAAGCTTCAGGCTGCTGGCATTACCTGCATCCCGTTTGAGCCTTATGCGATGAAACCCAACAGCGACCAAATCAGCCCTTCTGGGGCGAAGCTGATAGCGAGGCGCTTCTTGTCATGGATTGGCAACAGTCCAACAATCGATTCGCTTTTTTGCTCAAGCGTATTTAACAGTGTCCCGTTCGCTGAAGACCGCGAACACTTGATGGTAATTTTCAATGCAATTTGCTCTCAGGGAGCAAGGCTCTACTTACACACCCTCTCAGATTCCAATCTTGCTAGTCGAGTATTTAATAATGGAGTAAATGCATCATCTCGTGCAGATGGTGCAATTTTACTAGATACAGAAGCAGGGCTTTATATTAACGAAATTCTGAAAGTTCCTAAAGTACAAAAATTCCATTCTGAAGAAGAACTAATTGCTCAAGGAAAACGTTACTTTCATAAAGTTACTTATTACCCTGCCAACGGTTCCTCTCATGGAATTAAGTGCGAAGGGCCAAGAGCCGTCCCGCCAATTTTGTTAGTAAGAGCGCTCGAATTTGAATTTGATTTACCTTACCCCAACAATCAACGGATGGGATTGGTAAATGAAGCACTGGCTGCTTTTTCTAAATTCACAAACATTGATCTAGTTGCCGTTAGAGAAAACAGAGCATGA
- a CDS encoding GNAT family N-acetyltransferase, translated as MDFSIRKAVVGDALAIAQILQELGWHSWLIKLPHDEVVKQIKSSILLCNADNSHSVYVAENSESKVLGYITVHWMPCLFLEKLRGHVSDLFVSEGSRRQGVGTALLEAVATEAQARESGSITALVRDGGEAHKQGFYRKVGWVEHSSFVSFMKELVHTIGVTTSSKSY; from the coding sequence ATGGATTTCAGTATTAGAAAAGCTGTTGTTGGCGATGCTTTGGCGATCGCTCAAATCCTTCAGGAGTTAGGTTGGCATAGCTGGCTAATAAAATTACCTCACGATGAAGTAGTAAAGCAAATCAAGTCTTCTATCCTCTTATGTAACGCAGATAACTCCCATTCGGTTTACGTGGCTGAGAATAGCGAAAGTAAGGTATTGGGCTACATTACAGTTCACTGGATGCCTTGCTTGTTTCTTGAAAAACTCCGAGGTCATGTTTCGGATTTGTTTGTTTCTGAAGGTAGTCGTAGACAGGGAGTTGGCACAGCGTTGTTAGAAGCTGTTGCAACAGAGGCCCAAGCCAGAGAATCTGGCTCAATAACGGCTTTAGTCCGCGACGGAGGAGAGGCGCACAAACAAGGATTTTATCGGAAGGTTGGTTGGGTGGAACATTCCTCTTTCGTGAGTTTTATGAAAGAACTTGTACATACTATAGGAGTTACCACCAGCTCGAAAAGCTATTAG
- a CDS encoding ASCH domain-containing protein produces the protein MSLPSSIKCLSFDQPIAWMLFNGKTIHSQRYLVAHRGLALVHAGNLNKRLLKQQTLPPETLLPTQSIIGSIKLVGCHWSDEPQDGCEAYAYHWYFENSCLWEQPVPFIAKSPLFDVPLKAVETYGFKI, from the coding sequence ATGTCATTACCATCGAGCATTAAATGTTTAAGCTTTGATCAACCAATTGCTTGGATGCTGTTCAATGGTAAAACCATACACAGCCAACGCTACCTAGTTGCTCACAGGGGGCTGGCGTTGGTTCACGCAGGCAATTTAAACAAGCGTTTACTTAAACAACAAACACTTCCCCCTGAAACTTTGTTACCTACACAATCAATTATTGGAAGCATTAAACTTGTTGGCTGTCATTGGTCGGATGAACCTCAAGATGGATGCGAAGCCTATGCTTATCACTGGTATTTTGAGAATTCTTGTTTATGGGAACAGCCTGTACCTTTTATAGCTAAAAGCCCACTTTTCGATGTTCCCTTAAAGGCAGTGGAAACTTATGGCTTCAAAATATAG
- a CDS encoding asparagine synthase-related protein, translating into MKRLIGKCNPRRDKDFVEVDSAIIPLNFEKVDGFNIPVGCGASFVSSQNGKVCLFTGWSHEIPLYYSIYRDNLYWHEQQLALPRQMRPVLVERGQAVIWHPERGITTYEIEPIPRPPIRSDEVSLDEAVEEYLNLILDAVGNRIKSSIHPVAVSQSGGLDSCLVAWALHTLGINFVPMVACSSLEDWDYQMAQLVLSQIGMEPMPILITPQMLPELFDEAVFCYESTQFDNLQMAAANVAIARQCRELGIKTIFNGHAHDDLMGSEGLVQGKFKQLQGTASERWRDARRDSMSGFGMEKMFSTVFRRHGIKVQMPFFDTDLANWVFSQTTNTIPAKARKPFARLATRKVLPVGEWSREVYNRHGYITGAGFYEDNIRPAIEEHLEKAKIVFAYLKTQDWRKVASQHSAEPIHEESTN; encoded by the coding sequence ATGAAGAGATTAATCGGCAAGTGCAATCCGAGAAGGGATAAAGATTTTGTTGAGGTCGATTCCGCAATCATCCCCCTGAACTTTGAAAAAGTAGATGGTTTCAATATTCCCGTAGGCTGTGGAGCTAGCTTTGTTAGTTCCCAAAATGGAAAGGTTTGTTTATTTACAGGATGGAGCCACGAAATACCACTTTATTATTCAATCTACCGCGACAATTTGTACTGGCACGAACAACAATTAGCACTACCCAGGCAGATGCGACCTGTTTTAGTAGAGCGAGGACAAGCAGTTATTTGGCATCCTGAGCGCGGTATTACAACTTACGAAATTGAGCCAATCCCCCGTCCGCCTATTAGAAGTGATGAAGTTTCTCTGGATGAGGCAGTCGAAGAATATTTAAATCTCATCTTGGATGCGGTAGGCAATCGGATTAAATCAAGTATTCACCCCGTTGCTGTTTCCCAAAGCGGCGGATTAGATAGTTGTTTAGTAGCGTGGGCGCTGCACACACTTGGCATAAACTTTGTGCCAATGGTTGCTTGTTCTTCTTTAGAAGATTGGGATTATCAAATGGCACAATTAGTTTTATCTCAAATTGGCATGGAGCCGATGCCAATACTGATCACACCGCAGATGCTGCCAGAACTATTTGATGAGGCTGTCTTTTGCTACGAATCAACTCAATTTGACAACCTGCAAATGGCAGCTGCCAACGTGGCGATCGCAAGACAATGCCGGGAGCTTGGGATAAAAACTATTTTCAATGGACACGCCCACGACGACTTAATGGGGAGTGAGGGGTTAGTCCAAGGCAAATTCAAGCAACTGCAAGGCACTGCATCTGAGCGTTGGCGTGATGCTAGGCGAGATTCGATGTCTGGTTTTGGTATGGAAAAAATGTTTTCTACTGTTTTTCGTCGGCATGGCATCAAGGTGCAAATGCCGTTTTTTGATACCGATTTAGCAAATTGGGTATTTAGCCAAACCACGAATACTATCCCAGCAAAAGCCAGAAAACCTTTTGCTCGTTTAGCAACCCGCAAAGTTTTACCAGTTGGTGAATGGTCGCGGGAAGTTTACAACCGTCACGGTTACATTACTGGCGCTGGGTTTTATGAAGATAATATCCGCCCAGCTATTGAGGAGCATCTAGAAAAAGCCAAAATCGTTTTTGCTTATCTTAAAACCCAAGATTGGCGCAAAGTTGCTTCGCAGCATAGCGCCGAACCAATACATGAAGAATCAACCAATTGA
- a CDS encoding LAGLIDADG family homing endonuclease, translating to MNTDILRRKLQNASSKSANVNASRTQSKQDQRESFIADVYSRGGAGFVERVGRFATTERQSSVRLPRWYREYLMTIGDFRLNKVLTTGPAQCGKAQPLDAKILTPNGWKLMGDVRVGDWVIGANGKPTSVVGVYPQGIKKIYRVVFDDGSSTECCDDHLWFTQTAADQDCTRAKFQGVRHRAYPKVSLGTVKSLREIKATLTKNNGRRNHSIQLVEPVEFDFQTTPIEPYLLGIVLGDGCLSNPETVTFSTSDPEILEFVTLELPALTKINEIAGQKYDYRIASTAKRGYGHTNALLVHLRSLQLLGHRSETKFIPDIYKFNSLDVRIAILQGLMDADGTVGKSTGGITFTSTSYQLAIDVQGLVRSLGGLTTLRVRQTKYDYNGEKRLGQYNYCVQIRLPNHIPPFRLPRKQEIVRQRLACNFRRYIDRVEYVGEKYAQCIAVSALDHLYVCDDYIITHNTLGHAMLFVDCLTTGKLNGVWFYDTRTSLDQNVPMQFQPVAESWIANMMAAGHKFNRRSDRCINTRYQIDQVNGIFAYVSTSRPGSRDKGTAAAGGMAVSYQADYAFLEERSQYRAGSADSIPRRLDASLLPTRPIRELGTPGGGTGIEEQMGKVDHLFYPHYTCTSCKQTLPLDPKGCLLRETVQRDALGRTKKTYLSDSGRPTSWFHRDENDPVDTAYFGCSHCGEPISDEQRYDARFCCRHKGTELTSFLESLPPGVPEYTWTIGIHLSPLTRETQFNLAAKMIQEGMTASTTDDWQQQMLGHASEHQVGSISPEMLRDSMASPVPDRPPELVLAGVDVGRSEDWLAVVEFYLPPNYYRLTRAEVIEKTIRHISYASDVMRNDIPDLLTRFNVQSGLIDNEPSRESSMYLCRRTCLDMADQIAYLKDPVRLSQVADGGITYDCYQIRNEKFMGAVLEGFLLKAEDDYPLYRIPPTWEKWLSNPSERSPLRHLMGPSRDPKTQQWKRGPGNVDDFYFALVFAEATFYIKLEELMPDKDDYGQASNSFSSWW from the coding sequence ATGAATACAGATATTCTTAGGCGTAAGCTGCAAAACGCCTCATCAAAATCAGCGAATGTCAATGCCTCCCGGACGCAAAGTAAACAAGATCAGCGGGAATCTTTCATTGCTGATGTTTACTCGCGTGGGGGAGCAGGGTTTGTTGAGCGAGTAGGACGCTTTGCCACCACTGAGCGCCAATCATCGGTGCGGCTGCCGCGTTGGTATCGTGAATACTTAATGACAATCGGGGATTTCCGCCTGAATAAGGTTTTGACGACAGGCCCGGCGCAGTGCGGGAAGGCCCAGCCGCTAGATGCCAAAATCCTAACGCCTAACGGTTGGAAGCTGATGGGTGACGTAAGAGTAGGCGACTGGGTTATTGGCGCAAACGGTAAACCAACCTCGGTTGTTGGAGTTTACCCCCAAGGCATCAAGAAAATTTACCGCGTAGTTTTTGATGATGGCTCTAGTACCGAATGTTGCGACGATCACCTTTGGTTTACTCAAACGGCAGCCGATCAAGATTGCACACGCGCCAAATTCCAAGGGGTGCGTCACAGGGCTTATCCAAAGGTAAGTCTTGGAACGGTTAAATCATTAAGGGAAATCAAAGCAACGCTTACTAAGAACAACGGTAGGCGCAACCATTCCATACAATTGGTTGAACCAGTAGAATTTGACTTTCAAACAACACCGATAGAACCATATTTACTAGGTATCGTTTTGGGCGATGGTTGTTTGTCGAATCCAGAAACGGTGACTTTCTCTACTTCAGATCCAGAAATATTAGAGTTTGTCACACTGGAATTACCTGCCCTAACCAAAATTAATGAAATTGCAGGACAAAAATACGATTACCGAATAGCTAGTACTGCCAAGCGTGGCTATGGGCATACAAATGCATTACTTGTACATCTCCGAAGTTTGCAGCTTTTAGGACATCGCTCTGAGACTAAGTTCATTCCTGACATCTACAAGTTCAACAGCTTGGATGTGCGAATTGCTATTTTGCAAGGGCTTATGGATGCCGATGGGACTGTTGGTAAAAGCACAGGGGGAATCACTTTTACTAGCACTTCCTATCAACTAGCAATAGATGTTCAGGGATTAGTGCGATCGCTGGGTGGTTTAACAACTTTACGTGTTAGACAAACCAAATATGACTACAACGGAGAAAAGCGATTAGGTCAGTACAATTACTGTGTCCAAATACGCTTGCCCAATCACATCCCCCCTTTCCGTTTACCCAGAAAACAGGAAATTGTTAGACAAAGGCTAGCTTGTAATTTTCGTCGGTACATTGATCGAGTAGAGTATGTGGGCGAAAAATATGCCCAATGTATTGCGGTATCAGCTCTGGATCATTTGTATGTCTGTGACGACTACATCATTACCCATAACACCTTGGGGCACGCCATGTTGTTTGTCGATTGCCTGACCACAGGAAAACTCAACGGCGTTTGGTTCTATGACACTCGTACATCGCTTGACCAAAACGTACCGATGCAGTTTCAGCCAGTGGCAGAATCTTGGATTGCCAACATGATGGCGGCTGGACACAAGTTCAATCGGCGTAGCGATCGCTGCATTAATACCCGCTACCAAATTGACCAAGTAAACGGCATTTTTGCTTACGTTTCCACTTCGCGTCCTGGCTCACGCGACAAAGGGACAGCTGCGGCGGGTGGTATGGCGGTATCGTACCAAGCTGACTACGCCTTTCTTGAGGAGCGATCGCAGTATCGAGCAGGTTCAGCCGATTCTATCCCTCGACGGTTGGACGCTTCATTGCTACCAACTCGACCGATCCGAGAGCTTGGTACGCCAGGGGGAGGAACAGGCATCGAGGAACAGATGGGAAAAGTTGACCATCTGTTTTACCCCCATTACACCTGCACCAGCTGTAAACAAACATTACCCCTTGACCCCAAGGGTTGCTTGCTACGAGAAACGGTACAGCGCGATGCTCTGGGGAGAACCAAGAAAACTTACCTGAGCGATTCGGGTCGTCCTACTTCCTGGTTTCACCGCGATGAAAATGATCCAGTCGATACTGCTTATTTTGGTTGTTCCCATTGTGGCGAACCGATTAGCGATGAGCAGCGTTATGATGCTCGGTTTTGCTGTCGCCACAAAGGAACTGAACTAACTAGCTTTTTGGAATCCCTGCCCCCAGGCGTTCCCGAATACACTTGGACAATCGGCATTCACCTTTCACCACTAACCCGCGAAACTCAATTCAATCTAGCAGCCAAAATGATTCAAGAGGGGATGACTGCTAGCACTACAGATGACTGGCAGCAGCAGATGCTTGGTCATGCCAGCGAACATCAAGTTGGCAGCATCAGCCCTGAAATGCTTCGAGATTCAATGGCTTCTCCTGTACCAGACCGTCCTCCCGAATTGGTTCTCGCTGGCGTTGACGTAGGTAGAAGCGAAGATTGGTTGGCAGTTGTCGAGTTCTATTTACCTCCCAATTATTACCGTTTAACTCGTGCTGAAGTGATTGAAAAAACTATTCGGCACATCAGTTATGCCAGCGATGTTATGCGAAATGATATCCCAGATTTACTGACTCGGTTTAATGTTCAGTCCGGCTTGATCGACAATGAGCCATCGCGGGAATCATCGATGTATCTTTGCCGCCGCACCTGCCTTGATATGGCAGACCAAATCGCTTACCTCAAAGATCCAGTGCGACTATCCCAAGTTGCAGACGGTGGCATAACCTACGACTGCTACCAAATCCGCAACGAGAAGTTTATGGGTGCAGTTTTGGAAGGCTTTTTACTCAAAGCAGAAGATGATTACCCGCTCTACCGAATACCTCCAACTTGGGAAAAATGGTTGTCAAATCCCAGCGAACGATCGCCACTGCGTCACTTGATGGGCCCATCACGCGATCCAAAAACTCAGCAGTGGAAGCGCGGACCTGGTAATGTTGACGACTTTTATTTTGCGCTGGTATTTGCTGAGGCAACGTTTTACATCAAGCTTGAAGAATTGATGCCAGATAAAGACGATTACGGGCAGGCATCTAATAGCTTTTCGAGCTGGTGGTAA